The following proteins come from a genomic window of Corallococcus sp. NCRR:
- a CDS encoding DNA-processing protein DprA: MADINTDTHVHWDEQRATLALWAIAGLGPRTLDAVRAFAGGALSRLASTPVRDWVADVPVPPTVRQRLATVASLDALASRTEEACARTGLQVAFAGSPAYPARLVGLEDAPPLLFFLGNPGPPRRRLAMVGSRHPDQGFLPFARTFARKVAEAGVGVVSGAAEGVDRACHWGALDVGAETWAFLGSALDALDPAQARLLPHFLERGGVYFSELPPGVRASTTTFPRRNRLIAGASDAVLVMRAGEGSGALYTAEAARVQGRPVFALPGDVWQPAAAGCNALLADGLARACTSAESICAVVGVHPVRAVPAGRDSGWWEALSAEARGAYGLLDRVPRSFDEVLAQSALSPAALTSALVELELSGLVVQHPGKRYEKV, from the coding sequence ATGGCGGACATAAACACGGATACGCACGTACACTGGGACGAGCAGCGCGCCACCCTGGCGCTCTGGGCCATTGCCGGCCTGGGGCCCCGGACGTTGGACGCCGTGCGCGCGTTCGCCGGTGGGGCGCTGTCCCGGCTGGCGTCCACGCCCGTGCGGGACTGGGTGGCGGACGTGCCGGTCCCCCCCACCGTCCGCCAGCGGCTGGCCACCGTCGCATCCCTGGACGCCCTGGCGTCCCGGACGGAGGAGGCCTGTGCGCGGACGGGGCTCCAGGTGGCCTTCGCGGGCTCGCCGGCCTATCCCGCGCGGCTGGTGGGGCTGGAGGACGCGCCCCCGCTGCTCTTCTTCCTGGGAAACCCGGGGCCGCCCCGGCGCAGGCTGGCCATGGTGGGCAGCCGGCATCCGGACCAGGGCTTCCTGCCGTTCGCTCGCACGTTCGCCCGGAAGGTGGCGGAGGCTGGCGTGGGGGTGGTGTCGGGCGCGGCGGAGGGCGTGGACCGGGCCTGCCACTGGGGCGCGCTGGATGTGGGCGCGGAGACGTGGGCCTTCCTGGGCTCCGCGCTGGACGCGTTGGACCCCGCCCAGGCCCGGCTCCTGCCCCACTTCCTCGAGCGGGGAGGGGTGTACTTCAGCGAGCTGCCGCCTGGGGTCCGGGCGAGCACGACGACCTTCCCCCGGCGCAACCGGCTCATCGCTGGCGCGTCGGACGCGGTGCTGGTGATGCGGGCCGGGGAAGGTTCCGGTGCGCTGTACACGGCGGAGGCGGCGCGGGTACAGGGCCGGCCGGTGTTCGCGCTGCCCGGGGACGTCTGGCAGCCGGCCGCGGCGGGCTGCAACGCCCTGCTGGCGGACGGGCTGGCACGCGCTTGTACGTCCGCGGAATCGATTTGCGCGGTCGTGGGCGTTCATCCGGTCCGTGCGGTCCCCGCGGGGCGGGACAGTGGGTGGTGGGAGGCGTTGTCGGCGGAAGCGCGCGGGGCCTATGGGCTGTTGGACCGGGTTCCCCGTTCGTTCGACGAGGTGCTCGCCCAGAGCGCGCTGTCACCCGCGGCGCTCACGAGCGCCCTGGTGGAGTTGGAATTGTCGGGGCTGGTGGTCCAGCACCCGGGTAAACGGTACGAGAAGGTCTAG
- a CDS encoding LysM peptidoglycan-binding domain-containing protein, whose amino-acid sequence MRSRILASLLVPLTVAPAWTAFAQDAQEEESQPSSETEGQDISDDVEQRPTSVTLPPGAPQGRESAPGQVHTVETGDTLWDLSQRYLGSPWYWPKVWSYNPQIANPHWIYPGNNVKFFAGGEEVPARVEGGDLPSDDVAAPTDVSGGSLVSVVGKIGFDPSKSSPVTTKGFVTTRELDEAGRIEGSTSEALMLSAPEKVYLRFKKRGAAKMGDRYVIFHTVEEVKHPITHARTGYLTELLGTVQVVAINNDVVTARIMETWDPIARGDLVGPSSEKLSERIAPKPNSKEIPGFVLTPMTPGQTLLGEHNFIVVDRGTADGVQVGNTFTIERRGDPSKDVLGRSDYKMGDAGKGQNAYPWEAVAQCMVTEVRERTSNCLVTRSMVEISAGDRATMRKDGTSTASR is encoded by the coding sequence ATGCGCTCCCGGATCCTCGCCTCCCTGCTCGTGCCCCTCACCGTCGCGCCGGCATGGACGGCTTTCGCCCAGGACGCGCAGGAGGAAGAATCCCAGCCGTCCTCCGAGACGGAGGGGCAGGACATCTCCGACGACGTGGAGCAGCGCCCCACCTCCGTCACGCTGCCGCCCGGCGCCCCGCAGGGCCGTGAGAGCGCGCCCGGCCAGGTCCACACCGTGGAGACGGGCGACACGCTGTGGGACCTGTCCCAGCGCTACCTGGGCAGCCCCTGGTACTGGCCCAAGGTCTGGTCCTACAACCCGCAGATCGCCAACCCGCACTGGATCTACCCGGGCAACAACGTGAAGTTCTTCGCGGGTGGCGAGGAGGTGCCCGCGCGCGTGGAGGGCGGCGACCTTCCCTCCGACGACGTGGCGGCGCCCACGGACGTGAGCGGCGGCAGCCTGGTGTCGGTGGTCGGGAAGATTGGCTTCGACCCGTCGAAGTCCAGCCCGGTGACGACCAAGGGCTTCGTGACGACGCGCGAACTGGACGAGGCGGGCCGCATCGAGGGCTCCACCTCCGAGGCGCTGATGCTCTCCGCTCCGGAGAAGGTCTACCTGCGCTTCAAGAAGCGCGGCGCCGCCAAGATGGGCGACCGCTACGTCATCTTCCACACCGTGGAAGAGGTGAAGCACCCCATCACCCACGCGCGCACGGGCTACCTCACGGAGCTGCTGGGCACGGTGCAGGTCGTCGCCATCAACAACGACGTGGTCACCGCGCGCATCATGGAGACCTGGGACCCCATCGCCCGCGGCGACCTGGTGGGCCCCTCCAGCGAGAAGCTGTCCGAGCGCATCGCCCCCAAGCCCAACAGCAAGGAGATCCCCGGCTTCGTGCTCACGCCGATGACGCCGGGCCAGACGCTGCTAGGCGAGCACAACTTCATCGTCGTGGACCGCGGCACCGCGGACGGCGTGCAGGTGGGCAACACCTTCACCATCGAGCGCCGCGGCGACCCCAGCAAGGACGTGCTCGGCCGCAGCGACTACAAGATGGGCGACGCGGGCAAGGGCCAGAACGCCTACCCCTGGGAGGCCGTGGCCCAGTGCATGGTCACCGAAGTGCGTGAGCGCACCTCCAACTGCCTGGTGACCCGCTCCATGGTGGAGATCTCCGCTGGCGACCGCGCCACCATGCGCAAGGACGGAACGTCCACCGCCAGCCGCTGA
- a CDS encoding tetratricopeptide repeat protein, with product MPVRPFLFRLFAAVALSAPTACATTAASQAEVGRLEAEVRTLRASQASLQERLERLENRDAVSRARAVAPAPATSPAASAKPEAASPEAGESLGLAPAELTVVRLKPKKEPAPRINTAVAVMEPDADQMEMFISPVEGSSGTGSVGLGSAMGSTTAARMEPPEKDPDILDAEYERAVAMLRTGNVEGGVETLTRFAAENPRHPRADNALYFSGLGQMGLKDAAGAARTFEKLIKNYPAGDAVQDGMLRLAECRVRLNQAVDARALYTRVVTQFPGTAAATQAEQRLAALSP from the coding sequence GTGCCGGTGCGTCCCTTCCTCTTCCGCCTGTTTGCCGCCGTCGCGCTGTCCGCGCCGACCGCCTGCGCCACCACCGCTGCTTCGCAGGCGGAGGTGGGCCGGCTGGAGGCGGAGGTGCGCACGCTGCGCGCCTCCCAGGCGTCGCTGCAGGAGCGCCTGGAGCGGCTGGAGAACCGCGACGCCGTCTCGCGTGCCCGCGCCGTCGCCCCGGCTCCCGCCACATCCCCGGCGGCCAGCGCGAAGCCGGAGGCCGCCTCGCCGGAAGCGGGCGAGTCGCTGGGCCTGGCGCCGGCGGAGCTGACGGTGGTCCGGCTCAAGCCGAAGAAGGAACCCGCGCCGCGCATCAACACGGCGGTGGCGGTGATGGAGCCGGACGCCGACCAGATGGAGATGTTCATCTCCCCGGTGGAGGGCTCGTCGGGGACGGGCTCGGTGGGCCTGGGCAGCGCGATGGGCTCCACGACGGCCGCTCGCATGGAGCCGCCGGAGAAGGACCCGGACATCCTCGACGCCGAATACGAGCGCGCGGTGGCCATGCTGCGCACCGGCAACGTGGAAGGCGGCGTGGAGACCCTCACGCGCTTCGCGGCGGAGAACCCCCGCCACCCCCGCGCCGACAACGCGCTGTACTTCAGCGGCCTGGGCCAGATGGGGCTCAAGGACGCGGCCGGCGCGGCCAGGACGTTCGAGAAGCTCATCAAGAACTACCCCGCCGGGGACGCCGTCCAGGACGGCATGCTCCGGCTCGCGGAGTGCCGGGTGCGGCTGAACCAGGCCGTGGATGCCCGTGCCCTCTATACCCGCGTCGTCACCCAGTTCCCGGGGACGGCCGCCGCCACGCAGGCGGAGCAGCGGCTCGCCGCGCTCTCGCCTTGA
- the pgeF gene encoding peptidoglycan editing factor PgeF, which produces MATPQFLTSALLPVPHGFATRAGGVSEGPYASLNLGFSVGDERPRVEENHRRLARAAGAQVGALCRVSQVHGDTVLEARGEADDVLRPTLGEADALWTQGEGSWVAVGTADCVPVLIVDPREKRVAAVHSGWKGTDLEISARTVEALVARGSRPEDLLAAVGPCIQACCYEVSPELGDRFRARFGPDVVRAGGKPHLDLSLAVKSSLLKAGLKPAHVDVLQACTACDPDRFFSHRRDAGRTGRHLNYVLHRF; this is translated from the coding sequence ATGGCCACGCCCCAGTTCCTCACGTCCGCGCTGCTGCCGGTGCCGCACGGCTTCGCCACTCGCGCGGGTGGGGTGTCCGAAGGGCCCTACGCGTCGCTGAACCTGGGCTTCTCCGTGGGCGACGAGCGCCCCCGCGTGGAGGAGAACCACCGCCGGCTGGCCCGGGCGGCGGGAGCGCAGGTGGGCGCGCTCTGCCGGGTGTCGCAGGTGCACGGCGACACGGTGCTGGAGGCGCGCGGTGAAGCGGATGACGTGCTGCGCCCGACGCTGGGCGAAGCGGACGCGCTGTGGACGCAAGGGGAGGGCAGCTGGGTGGCGGTGGGCACCGCGGACTGCGTGCCGGTGCTGATCGTGGATCCGCGAGAGAAGCGCGTGGCGGCGGTGCACTCCGGATGGAAGGGCACGGACCTGGAGATCAGCGCCCGCACGGTGGAGGCGCTGGTGGCGCGGGGCAGCCGCCCAGAGGACCTGCTGGCGGCGGTGGGCCCCTGCATCCAGGCGTGCTGCTACGAGGTGTCCCCGGAGCTGGGGGACCGCTTCCGCGCGCGCTTCGGCCCGGACGTCGTCCGCGCGGGGGGCAAGCCGCACCTGGACCTGTCACTCGCGGTGAAGTCGTCCCTGCTGAAGGCGGGCCTGAAGCCGGCGCACGTGGACGTGCTACAGGCCTGTACGGCGTGTGATCCGGACAGGTTCTTCTCCCACCGCCGGGACGCGGGGCGCACCGGGCGTCACCTCAACTACGTGCTGCACCGCTTCTAG
- a CDS encoding GGDEF domain-containing protein, translating to MALGSETIGRKLLWSIALPGLVVALLGVGHFSREARQAVREGTHLEALALAEAVASTFTLPQTPGAAPHGAVAEVLASDTRLFRSVEDLRVLTPDGRIRWSRRPAEQGHPHPEAARLSATGPETARSSDHGTEVVRPLGGPECSGCHTGEAAQRMGVLQVRMGEPALTRQLQTVFQDALGAMVLFVGILGLVTWLSLRFVLTAPLKRLSEAMGRAADGDLLVRAEARGTDEISRLGAAFNQMLARLTSMKVEEIDTHRDLQLVKEKLALKDELEERLTELSLLFDVARSLNTTLELDELLARITRMVVERLHIPDFSIMLLNEEGLLEVKHAWPQGRGLEGHTFAMGEGACGRAAQARKAVYLPDLTDSTSIFARRGLRGGSEQGSLLAVPMVHADTLLGVINFQRPQTASISAEEIELFTAVADQAATAVTNARLHAETVKLTLTDALTGVPNRRHLFQRLDLELARAQRFGVPMALLMVDVDHFKRLNDLAGHRAGDETLRRVSDVLRTRARKVDTLGRYGGEEFVLLLPQVSKATAVEVAETLRRAVADSVTLSRPGLPGGHVTVSIGVSHFPTDATAQDTLVDCADSALYCSKRTGRNRVTAFEPGMEVHPGRERSISTPPADAPSTPPAPSGIAKA from the coding sequence ATGGCCCTCGGTTCCGAGACGATTGGCAGGAAGCTCTTGTGGAGCATCGCGCTGCCCGGGTTGGTGGTGGCGCTCCTGGGCGTGGGGCACTTCTCGCGCGAGGCACGCCAGGCGGTCCGGGAAGGCACCCACCTGGAGGCGCTCGCGCTGGCGGAGGCGGTGGCCTCCACCTTCACGCTGCCGCAGACGCCGGGCGCGGCCCCGCATGGCGCGGTGGCGGAGGTGCTGGCGTCGGACACGCGGCTGTTCCGCTCCGTGGAGGACCTGCGGGTCCTGACGCCGGACGGGCGCATCCGCTGGAGCCGGCGGCCGGCGGAGCAGGGCCACCCGCACCCGGAGGCCGCGCGGCTGTCCGCGACGGGACCGGAGACGGCGCGCTCCAGCGACCACGGCACGGAGGTGGTGCGGCCCCTGGGCGGTCCGGAGTGCTCCGGCTGTCACACGGGTGAGGCCGCGCAGCGCATGGGCGTGCTCCAGGTGCGCATGGGCGAGCCCGCGCTGACCCGCCAGCTCCAGACGGTGTTCCAGGACGCGCTGGGCGCGATGGTGCTCTTCGTGGGCATCCTGGGGCTCGTTACCTGGCTGTCCCTGCGCTTCGTGCTCACCGCGCCGCTCAAGCGGCTGAGCGAGGCCATGGGCCGCGCGGCGGACGGCGACCTGCTGGTGCGCGCGGAGGCCCGGGGCACGGATGAAATCTCCCGGCTGGGCGCGGCCTTCAACCAGATGCTCGCGCGGCTCACCTCCATGAAGGTGGAGGAGATCGACACGCACCGCGACCTGCAACTGGTGAAGGAGAAGCTGGCGCTGAAGGACGAGCTGGAGGAGCGCCTGACGGAGCTGTCGCTCTTGTTCGACGTGGCCCGCTCGCTCAACACCACGCTGGAGCTGGATGAGCTCCTGGCGCGCATCACCCGCATGGTGGTGGAGCGGCTGCACATCCCGGACTTCTCCATCATGCTCCTCAACGAGGAGGGCCTGCTGGAGGTGAAGCACGCGTGGCCGCAGGGCCGGGGCCTGGAGGGCCACACCTTCGCCATGGGCGAGGGCGCGTGCGGCCGGGCCGCCCAGGCGCGCAAGGCCGTGTACCTGCCGGACCTCACGGACAGCACCAGCATCTTCGCGCGGCGCGGGCTGCGCGGCGGCTCGGAGCAGGGGTCGCTGCTGGCGGTGCCCATGGTGCACGCGGACACGTTGCTGGGCGTCATCAACTTCCAGCGCCCCCAGACGGCGAGCATCTCCGCGGAGGAGATCGAGCTCTTCACCGCGGTGGCCGACCAGGCCGCGACGGCGGTGACGAACGCGCGGCTGCACGCGGAGACGGTGAAGCTCACGCTGACGGACGCGCTCACGGGCGTGCCCAACCGCCGCCACCTCTTCCAGCGGCTGGACCTGGAGCTGGCGCGGGCCCAGCGCTTCGGCGTGCCCATGGCGCTGCTGATGGTGGACGTGGACCACTTCAAGCGGCTCAACGACCTGGCCGGACACCGCGCCGGGGACGAGACGCTGCGCCGGGTCTCCGACGTGCTCCGGACGCGCGCTCGCAAGGTGGACACGCTGGGGCGCTACGGCGGCGAGGAGTTCGTGCTGCTCCTGCCGCAGGTGTCCAAGGCCACGGCGGTGGAGGTGGCGGAGACGCTGCGCCGCGCGGTGGCGGACTCCGTCACGCTCAGCCGTCCGGGGCTGCCCGGGGGCCACGTCACGGTGTCCATCGGCGTCTCGCACTTCCCCACGGACGCGACGGCGCAGGACACGCTGGTGGACTGCGCGGACTCGGCGCTCTATTGCAGCAAGCGCACCGGCAGAAACCGCGTGACGGCGTTCGAGCCCGGCATGGAGGTCCACCCCGGCCGCGAGCGCAGCATCAGCACGCCGCCCGCGGACGCGCCCTCCACGCCGCCCGCGCCCTCGGGCATCGCGAAGGCCTGA
- a CDS encoding SGNH/GDSL hydrolase family protein, with protein sequence MSVNYVSLGDSTAVGVGASQGGGYPDRLASRLRKDGLPVGHTNLGQSGARVRDIVNNALKRVVALQPTLITLGVGTNDVWRGTEVAEFQDDLDRIARRLKQTGASMVVVNLADMALAPVAKMVPSALYEGRIEPFNDAIATVARAHGLHLVDLFTASREMIPRRPDFFCSDGFHPSAEGYEEWADLMLPVVRTLVRR encoded by the coding sequence ATGAGCGTCAACTACGTCTCGTTGGGTGACAGCACGGCGGTGGGGGTGGGGGCGTCGCAGGGCGGGGGCTACCCCGACCGGCTCGCCTCCCGCCTCCGGAAGGACGGCCTCCCCGTGGGCCATACCAACCTGGGGCAGAGCGGTGCGCGCGTGCGCGACATCGTCAATAACGCCCTCAAGCGCGTCGTCGCGTTGCAGCCCACGCTCATCACCCTGGGCGTGGGCACCAACGACGTCTGGCGCGGCACCGAGGTGGCCGAGTTCCAGGACGACCTGGACCGCATCGCCCGGCGGCTGAAGCAGACGGGCGCGTCCATGGTGGTGGTGAACCTGGCGGACATGGCGCTCGCGCCGGTGGCGAAGATGGTGCCCAGCGCGCTGTACGAAGGGCGCATCGAGCCGTTCAACGACGCCATCGCCACCGTGGCCCGCGCGCACGGGCTGCACCTGGTGGACCTGTTCACCGCCAGCCGGGAGATGATCCCCCGGCGCCCGGACTTCTTCTGCTCGGATGGCTTCCACCCGTCCGCGGAGGGCTACGAGGAGTGGGCGGACCTGATGCTCCCCGTGGTCCGCACGCTCGTGCGGCGGTAG
- a CDS encoding trypsin-like peptidase domain-containing protein — protein MTHTLSSSRRKLVAAVLVLASPTLALAQAPAPQPAAPKTQQAVTGQAGNLQPATREAQSLASLAPLVESVKSAVVNVDVQARPEVPEGMEDNPLFDRFFGGNGRGRGGRSEREQIRQGAGSGFIIDPKGLVLTNNHVIEDAVTITIRLDDGRSFTGEVVGRDPLTDVAVVKIKEKVDQLPSVKLGDSDAVRVGDWVLAIGNPFGLASSVSVGILSARAREIGASVYDDFLQTDAAINPGNSGGPLFNMKGEVVGINTAIVGGGTGIGFSVPSNLIKALLPQLEKEGAVTRGWLGVGIQPLTRELGQALKLSVSEGAILTQITPDSPAAKAGLKPDDVVVAVDGKQVRSDSELTRTVALKKPNSVATLTLYRDGKKQDVKVTMGTRPDLEGLSKKKPSTNDEQDSSRRVGVSLQDLDARTASQAGFTERAGALITDIVPGSPADRAQLTPGMLVVEANKKPIASAKELAAAIRAAPKGSTLLLRVAGPGGGRLLRALTVP, from the coding sequence ATGACCCACACGCTCTCTTCGTCCCGTCGCAAGCTCGTGGCCGCCGTGCTGGTGCTGGCGTCGCCCACGCTCGCCCTCGCGCAGGCTCCCGCTCCCCAGCCGGCCGCGCCCAAGACGCAGCAGGCGGTCACCGGTCAGGCCGGCAACCTCCAGCCCGCCACGCGTGAGGCCCAGTCGCTGGCCTCGCTGGCGCCCCTGGTGGAGTCGGTGAAGTCCGCCGTGGTGAACGTGGACGTGCAGGCCCGTCCGGAGGTGCCGGAGGGCATGGAGGACAACCCGCTCTTCGACCGCTTCTTCGGAGGCAACGGGCGGGGCCGGGGCGGCCGCAGCGAGCGCGAGCAGATCCGCCAGGGCGCCGGGTCTGGCTTCATCATCGACCCCAAGGGCCTGGTGCTCACCAACAACCACGTCATCGAGGACGCGGTCACCATCACCATCCGCCTGGACGACGGCCGCTCGTTCACGGGCGAGGTGGTGGGCCGCGACCCGCTCACCGACGTGGCCGTGGTGAAGATCAAGGAGAAGGTGGATCAGCTCCCTAGCGTGAAGCTGGGCGACTCGGACGCCGTGCGCGTGGGCGACTGGGTGCTGGCCATCGGCAACCCGTTCGGCCTGGCCTCCAGCGTGAGCGTGGGCATCCTGTCCGCGCGCGCCCGTGAAATCGGCGCCAGCGTGTACGACGACTTCCTGCAGACGGACGCGGCCATCAACCCCGGCAACTCCGGCGGCCCGCTCTTCAACATGAAGGGCGAGGTGGTGGGCATCAACACCGCCATCGTCGGCGGAGGCACGGGCATCGGCTTCTCCGTGCCCAGCAACCTCATCAAGGCGCTGCTGCCGCAGCTGGAGAAGGAGGGCGCCGTCACGCGCGGCTGGCTGGGCGTGGGCATCCAGCCCCTCACGCGCGAGCTGGGCCAGGCGCTGAAGCTGTCGGTGAGCGAGGGCGCCATCCTCACGCAGATCACCCCCGACTCCCCGGCGGCGAAGGCGGGCTTGAAGCCGGACGACGTGGTGGTGGCCGTGGACGGCAAGCAGGTGCGCTCCGACAGCGAGCTCACCCGCACCGTGGCGCTCAAGAAGCCCAACAGCGTCGCGACGCTGACCCTCTACCGCGACGGCAAGAAGCAGGACGTCAAGGTGACCATGGGCACCCGGCCGGACCTGGAGGGCCTGTCCAAGAAGAAGCCGTCGACCAACGACGAGCAGGACAGCTCGCGCCGCGTGGGCGTGTCCCTGCAGGACCTGGATGCGCGCACGGCGTCCCAGGCGGGCTTCACCGAGCGCGCCGGCGCGCTCATCACCGACATCGTCCCGGGCTCGCCCGCGGACCGCGCGCAGCTGACGCCGGGCATGCTGGTGGTGGAGGCGAACAAGAAGCCCATCGCCAGCGCGAAGGAACTGGCCGCGGCCATCCGCGCCGCGCCCAAGGGCAGCACGCTGCTGTTGCGCGTGGCCGGCCCGGGTGGTGGACGCCTGCTGCGCGCATTGACCGTGCCCTGA
- a CDS encoding glycoside hydrolase family 57 protein, translating to MSLGSLALVLHAHLPFVRHPEYEDFLEEDWLYEAISETYLPLLRVFDRLVEDRVPFRVTMTLSPTLVSMLNDDLLRERYAKRLDSLCELGAREVHRTRDDPTFHPLAVFHRDHFESLRLAYHNHYRRDLVAAFRRLQDAGHLDILTCNATHGFLPLMQQTPEAVRAQVTVAANHYRQNFGRDPAGIWLAECGYYPGLERILSAERIRYFFVDTHALTDATPRPLHGPYAPIFTEPGVAAFARDPESSQQVWSTEHGYPGDPVYREFYRDIGWDLDLDYIRPFIQPTGDRKNTGFKYFRITGKTNDKQPYNPAAARERAWVHAGNFLFNRERQFEYLASRMGGRKPVVVAPYDAELFGHWWFEGPHFIDALIRQAARNPSRFTLISPLDDLREHPENQVATPPLSSWGAGGYANMWLDGTNDWIYRHLNHAARQMVELARDFPDAPSLKRRALNQAARELLLAQSSDWAFIMKTGTMVDYAVRRTKEHLQRFLRLHDQVRAGTVDESWLSHVEGRNNLFPELDYRVYRPG from the coding sequence ATGAGCCTGGGCTCCCTCGCGCTGGTCCTTCACGCGCACCTGCCGTTCGTCCGCCATCCCGAATACGAAGACTTCCTCGAGGAGGACTGGCTCTACGAGGCCATCTCCGAGACGTACCTGCCGCTCTTGCGCGTGTTCGACAGACTGGTCGAGGACCGCGTCCCCTTCCGGGTGACGATGACGCTCTCGCCCACGCTCGTGTCGATGCTCAACGACGACCTGCTGCGGGAGCGCTACGCGAAGCGGCTGGATTCGCTCTGCGAGCTGGGCGCGCGCGAGGTGCACCGCACCCGGGACGACCCCACCTTCCACCCGCTGGCCGTCTTCCACCGCGACCACTTCGAATCGCTGCGGCTCGCGTACCACAACCACTACCGGCGCGACCTGGTGGCCGCGTTCCGCAGGCTCCAGGACGCAGGCCACCTGGACATCCTCACCTGCAACGCGACCCACGGCTTCCTGCCGCTCATGCAGCAGACGCCGGAGGCCGTGCGCGCGCAGGTGACGGTCGCGGCGAACCACTACCGCCAGAACTTCGGCCGCGACCCCGCCGGCATCTGGCTGGCCGAGTGCGGCTACTACCCGGGCCTGGAGCGCATCCTCTCCGCCGAGCGCATCCGCTACTTCTTCGTGGACACGCACGCGCTCACGGACGCCACGCCGCGCCCGCTGCACGGCCCCTACGCGCCCATCTTCACCGAGCCCGGCGTGGCCGCCTTCGCGCGCGACCCGGAGAGCAGCCAGCAGGTCTGGAGCACCGAGCACGGCTACCCCGGCGACCCCGTCTACCGCGAGTTCTACCGGGACATCGGCTGGGACCTGGACCTGGACTACATCCGGCCCTTCATCCAGCCCACCGGCGACCGTAAGAACACCGGCTTCAAGTACTTCCGCATCACCGGCAAGACGAACGACAAGCAGCCCTACAACCCGGCCGCCGCCCGCGAGCGCGCCTGGGTCCACGCGGGCAACTTCCTCTTCAACCGCGAGCGCCAGTTCGAATACCTCGCGTCGCGCATGGGCGGCCGCAAGCCCGTGGTCGTCGCGCCCTATGACGCGGAGCTCTTCGGCCACTGGTGGTTCGAGGGTCCCCACTTCATCGACGCCCTCATCCGCCAGGCCGCGCGCAACCCCAGCCGCTTCACGCTCATCAGCCCGCTGGACGACCTGCGCGAGCACCCGGAGAACCAGGTGGCCACGCCGCCCCTGTCGTCCTGGGGCGCGGGCGGCTACGCGAACATGTGGCTGGATGGCACGAACGACTGGATCTACCGGCACCTGAACCACGCCGCGCGGCAGATGGTGGAGCTGGCCCGGGACTTCCCGGACGCGCCGTCGCTCAAGCGCCGGGCCCTGAACCAGGCCGCGCGTGAGCTGCTGCTGGCGCAGTCCTCCGACTGGGCCTTCATCATGAAGACCGGCACCATGGTGGACTACGCCGTGCGCCGCACGAAGGAGCACCTCCAGCGCTTCCTGCGCCTGCACGATCAGGTGCGCGCCGGAACCGTGGACGAGTCCTGGCTGTCCCACGTCGAAGGACGCAACAACCTGTTCCCCGAGCTGGACTACCGCGTCTACCGGCCCGGTTGA